The proteins below come from a single Streptomyces tubercidicus genomic window:
- a CDS encoding SidA/IucD/PvdA family monooxygenase has translation MTNQQIHPVLGVGFGPANLSLAVTLEELGHGGTAHFIERADGFQWQEQQLLPGADIQNNPFRDLVMQRNQYSRYTFVNYLAEQGQLTDYLHLNAKFPLRREYAGYLGWAAEAFRGSVDYGQSATGLSLITGDDGGELFAVHTASGRRYLAETVVMGTGRSPRIPYPFQGFLGPDVFHSTQYLSAIEGLRDRRIRVAVVGASQSSIEIILDLLRRPNVEQVTSLHRGIGFRLKDTSPYSRQVFLPQFVDYFHPLPSETKQRMREELRSINYAACDQDVIDQLVTVQREYELAGSDRLRMVPFSETAEITRAPGGEHRLRVRDVNHATEQTLDADVIILGTGFRDFGTGPNDEPYHPLLEGIAHRFPLDRVGVPVVARDYSIELTAQEHTPTPRRVYLNGLCEASHGMGDAGALAMLSARSSDIAESLVGKGERTDERPLVAGALR, from the coding sequence GTGACGAATCAACAGATTCATCCCGTACTCGGGGTGGGGTTCGGACCCGCGAACCTCTCCCTCGCGGTAACACTTGAAGAACTCGGCCATGGCGGCACCGCACACTTCATCGAGCGGGCCGACGGCTTCCAATGGCAGGAGCAGCAGCTGTTGCCCGGCGCGGACATCCAGAACAACCCGTTCCGCGACCTGGTGATGCAGCGTAATCAGTACAGCCGCTACACCTTCGTCAACTACCTTGCCGAGCAGGGTCAGTTGACCGACTACCTGCACCTGAACGCAAAGTTCCCGCTGCGGCGGGAGTACGCCGGTTACCTCGGCTGGGCGGCCGAAGCTTTCCGCGGCTCGGTGGACTACGGACAGTCCGCCACCGGGCTGTCCCTGATCACGGGGGATGACGGCGGCGAGCTGTTCGCGGTCCACACCGCGAGCGGCCGCCGCTACCTGGCAGAGACCGTCGTCATGGGCACCGGCCGCTCCCCGCGCATCCCCTACCCCTTCCAGGGCTTCCTGGGGCCGGACGTCTTCCACTCGACGCAGTATCTGTCCGCCATCGAGGGCCTGCGCGACCGGCGGATCAGGGTTGCCGTGGTGGGCGCCAGCCAGAGTTCCATCGAGATCATCCTCGATCTGCTGCGCCGCCCCAACGTCGAGCAGGTCACCTCCCTCCACCGCGGTATCGGATTCCGGCTCAAGGACACCAGTCCCTACAGCCGGCAGGTGTTCCTCCCGCAATTCGTCGACTACTTCCACCCGTTGCCCAGCGAGACCAAGCAACGTATGCGGGAAGAACTCCGGTCGATCAACTACGCGGCATGCGACCAGGACGTCATCGACCAGCTCGTCACTGTGCAGCGCGAGTACGAGCTGGCCGGGTCCGACCGCCTGCGGATGGTGCCGTTCTCCGAGACGGCCGAGATCACCCGGGCGCCCGGCGGCGAGCACCGGCTGCGGGTACGCGATGTCAACCACGCCACGGAACAGACCCTCGACGCCGACGTGATCATTCTGGGCACGGGGTTCCGCGACTTCGGCACCGGGCCGAACGACGAGCCCTACCACCCCCTGCTGGAGGGCATCGCCCACCGGTTCCCCCTCGACCGGGTCGGCGTTCCGGTCGTCGCACGGGACTACTCGATCGAGCTCACCGCCCAGGAGCACACGCCCACCCCGCGGCGGGTGTACCTCAACGGGCTGTGCGAGGCGAGTCACGGCATGGGAGACGCCGGAGCGCTGGCCATGCTCTCGGCCCGTTCCTCCGACATCGCCGAATCCCTGGTGGGCAAGGGCGAACGGACGGACGAACGGCCCCTGGTCGCCGGGGCGCTGCGGTGA
- a CDS encoding NAD(P)/FAD-dependent oxidoreductase translates to MTQSVARADVAVVGGGIIGLATAERLTAQRLSVVLVDDSGIAGGATGSSGGLIRAFDPDQDHASWAAQGLELYLRRGWRGTWPQVHEHGSLTLLRTADLTRRSAQTSALRAAGHDLALLSADEIRTRFPGLDVPDDLAGVYEPRGGWVPARQVAHALLCDAGPGLRVLRARATAVRTADSRVTGLATDAGSVQARAVLLAAGAGSSPLAASVGVPLPLRTRSVAYGLFDPGISAPNAALPTIVDVTTGAWVRRWDTHPTLLAGVRSSATDVPETVRTGISAPEEERIRGVLRRRLPCLADAPAVGGRTAYDAQALAGGGAVTAWPEPRGLVTATGWNGGGFKLAPAVGAHTAARLQEVLT, encoded by the coding sequence GTGACGCAGTCCGTCGCCCGCGCGGATGTCGCCGTCGTCGGCGGCGGCATCATCGGCCTGGCCACTGCCGAACGGCTCACCGCGCAGCGACTGTCGGTGGTCCTGGTGGACGACTCGGGCATCGCCGGAGGAGCCACCGGGTCCTCCGGCGGGCTCATCCGCGCCTTCGACCCCGACCAGGACCACGCGTCCTGGGCGGCACAGGGCCTGGAGCTCTACCTCCGGCGTGGCTGGCGGGGCACCTGGCCGCAGGTGCACGAGCACGGCAGCCTGACCCTCCTGCGCACCGCGGACCTGACCCGGCGCAGCGCGCAGACCAGCGCGCTGCGCGCGGCCGGCCATGACCTCGCGCTGCTGTCCGCGGACGAAATACGCACCCGCTTTCCCGGGCTCGACGTACCCGACGACCTGGCGGGGGTGTACGAACCACGGGGCGGCTGGGTCCCGGCCCGGCAAGTGGCCCATGCGCTGCTGTGCGACGCGGGCCCCGGCCTGCGGGTACTGCGTGCACGGGCCACCGCCGTACGCACCGCCGACTCCCGCGTGACCGGCCTGGCCACCGATGCCGGCTCCGTACAGGCCCGCGCCGTCCTGCTCGCCGCCGGCGCCGGCAGCAGCCCGCTGGCCGCCTCTGTAGGAGTGCCCCTGCCCCTGCGCACCCGGTCGGTGGCCTATGGCCTCTTCGACCCGGGCATCAGCGCACCGAACGCCGCACTGCCGACCATCGTCGACGTCACCACCGGGGCGTGGGTGCGCAGATGGGATACGCACCCGACGCTGCTCGCCGGTGTGCGCTCCAGTGCCACCGACGTACCGGAGACCGTGCGCACGGGCATCTCGGCGCCGGAGGAAGAGCGTATCCGCGGGGTCCTGCGCCGGCGTCTCCCGTGCCTGGCAGACGCCCCCGCGGTGGGCGGACGCACCGCCTACGACGCGCAGGCCCTTGCCGGAGGCGGCGCGGTCACCGCCTGGCCCGAACCGCGCGGTCTGGTCACCGCCACCGGCTGGAACGGCGGCGGGTTCAAGCTCGCCCCCGCCGTCGGCGCCCACACGGCCGCCCGGCTCCAAGAGGTGCTGACATGA
- a CDS encoding VOC family protein — protein MTAPHPTAAVLPDRWFRTRPDSSVHDRPRLLARSLIDAADLDDRIAFYERLLAVPADLRMPIPDFGGLELAAVGNLLLIASVRPFTPIQRRTAYSLIVPSLTAQLETVRAAGGTVLEPPEDILPGARARVRYPDDAVAELVEHRPQPGETPAPSRTAPPDGGSRPAPRLLVRRQVPRADFHDAVALYEKVLETSARPHAGPSGHDLDVAVIGNLLLVGKDARDPAADAATAIALPAPHPRQLVEASAPTGSRALIPLPDGGLAEVWDSTALGL, from the coding sequence ATGACCGCGCCACACCCCACCGCCGCAGTCCTGCCCGACCGGTGGTTCCGCACCCGTCCCGACTCGTCCGTGCACGACCGGCCCCGGCTGCTCGCCCGGTCCTTGATCGACGCGGCCGATCTGGACGATCGCATCGCCTTCTACGAGCGGCTGCTCGCCGTACCCGCCGATCTCCGTATGCCCATCCCCGACTTCGGCGGCCTGGAGCTGGCCGCCGTCGGAAACCTGCTGCTGATCGCCAGCGTCCGTCCGTTCACCCCGATCCAGCGGCGGACCGCTTACTCCCTCATCGTGCCGTCACTGACCGCACAGCTGGAGACCGTGCGCGCCGCAGGGGGCACCGTCCTCGAACCGCCCGAGGACATCCTGCCCGGCGCCCGGGCGCGCGTGCGCTACCCCGACGACGCCGTGGCGGAGCTGGTAGAACACCGCCCGCAGCCCGGCGAGACGCCCGCACCGTCGCGCACCGCGCCGCCCGACGGCGGCTCGCGGCCCGCACCGCGGCTTCTGGTGCGGCGTCAAGTGCCCCGGGCCGACTTCCACGACGCCGTCGCCCTCTACGAGAAGGTCCTGGAGACCTCCGCCCGGCCCCACGCCGGCCCGAGCGGCCATGACCTGGACGTCGCGGTCATCGGGAACCTGCTCCTCGTCGGCAAGGACGCCCGCGACCCGGCTGCCGACGCGGCCACCGCCATCGCGCTGCCGGCCCCCCACCCGCGGCAGCTCGTGGAGGCGTCCGCGCCCACCGGCTCAAGGGCCCTCATACCGCTGCCCGACGGGGGCCTGGCGGAGGTGTGGGACAGCACGGCCCTGGGTCTCTGA
- a CDS encoding thioesterase family protein: MAEIASPHESFYRPLGGGRYASSPSTAGPWSPKAQHGGPPSALMGRAFERHAAREGFRIARITLELPRPVPVGDLQAEVRTLRSGGRTELLEGELTSDGRTVLMARAWRVAGSPAATPRLRPVSDPPQLPHPQPAHTMAGAHMDGYISAMEWRFEPGKGFDTRGPGTAWARQRIPLVAGEEDTPLTRALTLADSSWAVAFELDHQQGLVINTDVTLALHREPVGEWFCMRSATAASPQGSGLALGQLDDTDGDCGRILQTLLVADR; this comes from the coding sequence ATGGCGGAAATTGCTTCACCGCATGAATCCTTCTATCGGCCCCTGGGGGGTGGCCGATACGCGAGCAGCCCCTCCACTGCGGGGCCGTGGAGCCCGAAGGCGCAGCATGGCGGCCCTCCTTCTGCGCTGATGGGACGGGCGTTCGAGCGGCACGCGGCCCGAGAGGGGTTCCGCATCGCCCGCATCACGCTGGAGCTGCCGCGCCCGGTTCCCGTAGGCGACCTTCAGGCCGAGGTCCGCACCCTCCGCTCGGGCGGACGCACCGAGCTGTTGGAGGGCGAGCTGACCTCGGACGGCAGGACTGTGCTGATGGCACGGGCCTGGAGAGTGGCCGGCAGCCCTGCCGCCACCCCCCGTCTGCGGCCGGTTTCCGACCCGCCGCAGCTGCCTCACCCGCAGCCCGCGCACACGATGGCGGGTGCCCACATGGACGGCTACATCTCGGCAATGGAGTGGCGGTTCGAGCCAGGAAAAGGATTTGACACGCGCGGCCCGGGCACGGCCTGGGCTCGGCAGCGGATCCCGCTGGTAGCCGGCGAGGAAGACACTCCTCTGACGCGCGCCCTCACCCTGGCGGACAGCAGCTGGGCCGTGGCCTTCGAACTCGACCATCAGCAGGGGCTCGTCATCAATACCGACGTCACGCTGGCGTTGCACCGAGAGCCGGTCGGTGAATGGTTCTGCATGCGGTCCGCGACTGCGGCCAGCCCCCAGGGATCCGGCCTGGCGCTCGGGCAGCTCGACGACACGGACGGAGACTGCGGCCGCATCCTGCAGACTCTGCTGGTCGCCGACCGCTGA
- a CDS encoding GlxA family transcriptional regulator produces MGNTVALALAEHVSLIELAAPCEIFGVDRSPLTNSWYDFIICGSENARVGGWFRPDGYRSLDELVTAHTVIVPGSPNTPGKQPADLVEAVRAAHDAGARIVSVCAGAFVLAAAGLLDGRRATTHWLYADLLAARYPHVNVDPDVLYVDDGDILTSAGKLAGIDMCLHLVRLDYGAAVANDLARRLIMPPLRDGDQAQFITPLATQGIDHALAELLPWVKAHLDEPLTVVDLARRVNMSTRTLSRHFNAVTGKTPLQWLLTQRIQQAHELLETSTYSIEQIAAQTGMGTAATLRRHFSRAVGMPPDAYRRAFRAGQVPVKFRPVAQQESRGEALPQAS; encoded by the coding sequence ATGGGGAATACCGTAGCTTTAGCACTCGCCGAGCATGTGTCACTCATCGAATTAGCGGCTCCGTGTGAGATTTTTGGTGTCGACAGATCTCCACTCACGAATTCTTGGTATGACTTCATCATCTGTGGTTCCGAAAATGCAAGAGTCGGCGGGTGGTTCCGGCCGGACGGTTATCGGAGCCTGGATGAATTGGTGACGGCCCACACCGTTATCGTCCCGGGTTCACCCAATACCCCCGGGAAACAGCCCGCCGACCTGGTCGAAGCGGTACGCGCAGCACACGACGCCGGCGCCCGGATCGTCTCCGTCTGCGCCGGGGCGTTCGTACTGGCCGCCGCCGGGCTTCTGGATGGCCGGCGCGCCACCACTCATTGGCTCTATGCCGACCTGCTGGCCGCGCGATACCCGCACGTCAACGTGGACCCGGACGTGCTTTACGTCGATGACGGCGACATTCTCACTTCTGCCGGGAAACTGGCGGGTATCGATATGTGTCTCCACTTGGTCCGACTCGACTACGGCGCAGCGGTCGCCAATGATTTGGCGCGACGACTCATCATGCCGCCGCTCCGCGACGGCGATCAGGCTCAATTCATCACCCCCCTTGCTACGCAAGGGATAGATCACGCCCTGGCGGAACTGCTGCCTTGGGTGAAAGCGCACCTGGACGAGCCGCTGACCGTGGTTGATTTGGCGCGGCGGGTCAATATGAGTACGCGCACCCTCAGCCGGCACTTCAATGCGGTTACCGGGAAAACGCCGCTGCAGTGGTTGCTCACGCAGCGGATTCAGCAAGCACACGAGCTCCTTGAGACCTCCACCTACAGCATCGAGCAGATCGCTGCGCAGACGGGAATGGGAACGGCGGCCACGCTGCGCCGCCATTTCAGCCGGGCGGTGGGGATGCCGCCGGACGCCTACCGGCGCGCCTTCCGGGCCGGGCAGGTTCCGGTGAAGTTCAGGCCGGTGGCACAGCAGGAGAGCCGCGGGGAAGCCTTGCCGCAAGCGTCCTGA
- a CDS encoding MFS transporter — MSKHAAPTTTPAAFPPTPPMGSGTPVPAPRYWLSAGWVMAASGWSANQFSALLGSYRSELGLTTATTTALFGIYVLGLIPGLLLGGPLADRRGRRPIVFLALGSSALATCLLMIGPAASAFLWPGRFLTGIGAGALLSAGSAWIKELSSPPHGTAPNPGVAARRSGLFLSAGFATGGLAASLIAQWAPHPMVTAYIPHLILSAIAALSAARAPESSPAHPGKASAAPAPGARREQRASAAEFRRLVAPVAPWVFVAPAVAFATLPGLVDADLEGWQTVYAGVITAVTPGAGIIVAPFARSLAARHRIATGAIGLAAVALGMLIAALAAAQAQPVVALIASMVLGAGYGLCVAYGLTEVAALAPAHRLARLTSYFWTLAYLGFLAPYVITLCTGFLSPPIILVGAAVLAVITLVVIAYRGTRQAHAH, encoded by the coding sequence ATGAGCAAGCACGCCGCCCCGACCACTACACCCGCAGCGTTCCCTCCCACCCCACCGATGGGCTCGGGCACACCCGTGCCCGCACCCCGGTACTGGCTGAGCGCGGGCTGGGTGATGGCCGCCTCCGGCTGGAGCGCCAACCAGTTCTCCGCCCTGTTGGGTTCCTACCGCAGCGAGCTGGGCCTGACCACGGCCACCACGACCGCTCTGTTCGGCATCTATGTGCTGGGACTCATCCCCGGGCTGTTGCTGGGCGGGCCGCTCGCCGACCGGCGGGGCCGTCGGCCCATCGTCTTTCTCGCGTTGGGCAGTTCGGCCCTGGCCACCTGTCTGCTGATGATCGGCCCCGCAGCCTCCGCCTTCTTGTGGCCCGGGCGTTTCCTGACCGGGATCGGCGCGGGGGCCCTGCTGTCGGCGGGCAGCGCGTGGATCAAGGAGCTGTCCTCGCCCCCGCACGGCACCGCCCCCAACCCGGGGGTGGCGGCCCGTCGTTCCGGTCTGTTTCTGTCCGCCGGCTTCGCGACCGGCGGCCTGGCCGCCTCCCTCATCGCCCAGTGGGCGCCGCACCCCATGGTCACCGCCTACATCCCGCACCTGATTCTCTCCGCCATCGCGGCGCTCAGCGCCGCCCGCGCCCCTGAATCCTCTCCGGCTCACCCCGGCAAGGCCTCGGCGGCTCCCGCGCCCGGTGCACGGCGGGAGCAGCGCGCCTCGGCGGCCGAGTTCCGCCGGCTGGTCGCCCCCGTGGCCCCGTGGGTATTCGTCGCTCCGGCAGTGGCCTTCGCTACGCTGCCCGGCCTGGTCGACGCCGACCTGGAGGGCTGGCAGACCGTTTACGCCGGTGTGATCACCGCTGTCACCCCCGGCGCCGGCATCATTGTGGCGCCCTTCGCACGTTCGCTGGCTGCCCGGCACCGCATCGCCACCGGTGCCATCGGACTGGCCGCCGTCGCCCTCGGCATGCTGATCGCCGCGCTCGCCGCGGCGCAGGCCCAGCCCGTGGTCGCTCTGATCGCGTCGATGGTGCTCGGTGCGGGCTACGGCCTGTGCGTCGCTTACGGCCTCACCGAGGTCGCCGCTCTTGCGCCGGCGCACCGGCTGGCTCGGTTGACCTCGTACTTCTGGACCCTGGCATACCTGGGTTTCCTCGCCCCCTACGTGATCACCCTGTGCACCGGGTTCCTTTCGCCGCCCATCATCCTCGTCGGCGCCGCCGTGCTGGCCGTGATCACGCTCGTAGTCATCGCGTACCGCGGCACCCGCCAGGCGCACGCGCACTGA
- a CDS encoding LysR family transcriptional regulator → MDLRKLSSFLAVIEEEHYGRAAARLFLSPAAVTLHVQQLEREFGTRLLDRGNGPVAPTVAGRRLASHARTLLAAANAAVEDVTEAALAPPAAARALRVGIMGHGSAEVTPAAVNAFRRARPEVPLELVQLNFTEHISALREDRVDVAFVRPAFEAEGLEVDILTAEQRIVAVPTRSHLADAAETGVHLADVIDLPYLQLPQHTPRNFTDYLYFESGEHRAPDYALTPQDILTSVAAGRGAGSGLKSFARYYPWPGTRYVPVLDAPRAHSVLATRTTDNNPEVRIFRALTVALAREMSTAEQGQGRPHGRRP, encoded by the coding sequence ATGGATCTGCGGAAGCTGTCCTCCTTTCTGGCGGTGATCGAGGAGGAACACTACGGGCGGGCGGCCGCCCGGCTCTTCCTGTCGCCGGCCGCCGTCACCCTGCATGTACAGCAGCTGGAGCGGGAGTTCGGTACCCGGCTGCTGGACCGCGGCAACGGCCCTGTCGCGCCGACCGTCGCCGGACGCAGACTGGCCTCCCATGCCCGCACCCTGCTCGCTGCGGCAAATGCGGCCGTCGAGGACGTGACCGAGGCCGCCCTCGCTCCGCCGGCCGCAGCCCGCGCCTTGCGGGTGGGCATCATGGGTCACGGCTCGGCCGAGGTCACCCCGGCCGCCGTCAACGCCTTCCGCCGGGCTCGCCCCGAAGTGCCGCTGGAACTCGTCCAGTTGAACTTCACCGAACACATCAGTGCGCTGCGCGAAGACCGCGTGGACGTGGCCTTCGTCCGGCCCGCCTTCGAAGCCGAGGGCCTGGAGGTGGACATCCTCACCGCGGAACAGCGGATCGTGGCGGTCCCGACACGTTCTCACCTCGCGGACGCCGCCGAAACCGGTGTCCACCTGGCCGACGTCATCGACCTGCCCTACCTTCAGCTGCCCCAGCACACGCCTCGCAACTTCACCGACTACCTGTACTTCGAATCCGGCGAGCACCGTGCACCCGATTACGCCCTCACGCCTCAGGACATCCTCACGAGCGTCGCGGCGGGCCGTGGTGCCGGCTCCGGCCTGAAATCCTTCGCGCGCTACTACCCCTGGCCCGGCACACGCTATGTACCGGTGCTGGACGCGCCTCGTGCGCACAGCGTCCTTGCCACCCGCACCACCGACAACAATCCCGAAGTACGCATCTTCCGTGCCCTGACGGTGGCCCTGGCACGCGAGATGAGCACCGCTGAACAGGGGCAGGGGCGCCCGCACGGCAGGCGCCCCTGA
- a CDS encoding GNAT family N-acetyltransferase: protein MQQTGNQQAWSVSPATEGDYAHWRKLYQGYADFYGKEMPESRAERVWSWIMNPEHEVHCILVRDEAGAPVGLAHYRPFARPLTATTGGFLDDLFVTPELRGSGAVDALFTRLREITAERGWSVLRWITMDDNYRARSKYDRVAQQTKWVTYDMAPSA from the coding sequence ATGCAGCAGACCGGAAACCAGCAGGCGTGGAGCGTCAGCCCGGCGACCGAGGGCGACTATGCGCACTGGCGCAAGCTGTATCAAGGCTATGCCGACTTCTACGGAAAGGAGATGCCGGAGTCGCGTGCCGAGCGCGTCTGGTCGTGGATCATGAACCCGGAGCACGAGGTCCATTGCATCCTGGTGCGTGACGAGGCCGGTGCTCCGGTGGGTCTTGCTCACTACCGTCCGTTCGCCCGCCCGCTGACCGCGACGACGGGGGGCTTCCTCGACGACTTGTTCGTCACTCCCGAGCTGCGGGGCAGCGGTGCTGTGGATGCGCTGTTCACGCGGTTGCGGGAGATCACGGCTGAGCGCGGCTGGAGCGTCTTGCGTTGGATCACGATGGATGACAACTACCGCGCGCGCAGCAAGTACGACCGCGTGGCGCAGCAGACGAAGTGGGTCACCTACGACATGGCGCCCTCGGCGTAG
- a CDS encoding ParB/RepB/Spo0J family partition protein: MSTSCKSGLLDPNVESVSVDSLAMADSARLAGENTEHAHTLARSGASLPPIIVHRSSMRIIDGMHRLRAAILRGRDEIDVRFFDGNEKDAFVLAVECNVHHGLPLPLSDRTAAAERIVKSHPEWSDGAVAAATGLAAKTVAAIRRRSATEHLPQLHSRIGRDGKARPINSAEGRRLASTLLMENPNASLREVAMAAGVSPGTVRDVRQRLQRKEDPVPPRQREAELNAAPNFRTATGGGTGAAVQGLDRKRAMQTLMRDPQLRMSTEGRLLLRLFAVHVDERQRQRLVKWIPRRWRCAVAELAYSCSRDWYQFAKQLEECEEEKAAGSEKVLEEVG; the protein is encoded by the coding sequence ATGAGCACTTCATGCAAGAGCGGTTTATTGGATCCGAATGTTGAAAGCGTATCCGTCGATTCGCTGGCTATGGCAGACTCGGCCCGCCTCGCTGGGGAAAATACGGAGCACGCTCATACACTTGCCCGGTCTGGGGCTTCACTTCCCCCGATCATCGTGCATCGTTCGTCCATGAGAATCATTGACGGAATGCATCGATTGCGCGCTGCGATCCTGCGGGGCCGGGATGAAATCGACGTCAGGTTCTTTGACGGAAACGAGAAGGACGCCTTTGTGCTCGCTGTTGAGTGCAATGTGCACCATGGCTTGCCGCTGCCCCTCTCCGACCGCACCGCGGCGGCGGAACGGATCGTCAAGTCGCATCCGGAGTGGTCCGATGGGGCGGTTGCCGCGGCGACCGGGCTGGCAGCCAAGACCGTCGCTGCGATTCGGCGGCGGTCAGCAACTGAGCACCTTCCCCAGTTGCACAGTCGGATCGGGCGGGACGGCAAGGCGCGCCCGATCAACAGCGCGGAGGGGCGCAGGCTGGCGAGCACCCTCCTCATGGAGAACCCCAACGCCTCACTGCGGGAGGTCGCCATGGCGGCCGGCGTCTCGCCCGGCACCGTGCGTGATGTGCGTCAGCGCCTTCAGCGTAAGGAAGATCCGGTTCCTCCCCGCCAGCGCGAGGCCGAGCTGAATGCCGCACCGAATTTCCGCACCGCGACGGGCGGTGGCACCGGCGCCGCCGTTCAGGGCCTGGACCGGAAGAGGGCGATGCAAACCCTCATGCGGGATCCTCAGTTGCGCATGTCCACGGAGGGCAGGCTCCTGTTGCGCCTGTTCGCCGTACACGTCGACGAACGGCAGAGGCAGCGGCTCGTCAAGTGGATTCCCAGACGCTGGAGATGTGCCGTCGCGGAACTCGCCTACTCGTGTTCGCGTGACTGGTATCAGTTCGCCAAACAACTGGAGGAATGTGAGGAGGAAAAGGCGGCCGGCAGCGAGAAAGTCTTGGAAGAAGTCGGCTGA
- a CDS encoding helix-turn-helix domain-containing protein, whose amino-acid sequence MGEVPPSRLADRLNRLFETIHPRGRGPYSNEEVAKAIRAQGGDISKQYVAYLRKGQRDNPRMHHLEALARFFGVKAAYFFDDEAATEVDAKLSQLTALRDAGVHADDLLALKDAGVTEVAARAAGLSPKGLNFASLLLDQLREMEGLPPKPPGHQ is encoded by the coding sequence GTGGGAGAGGTTCCGCCCAGCCGGCTCGCCGACCGCTTGAACCGCCTCTTTGAGACGATTCACCCGCGTGGACGCGGTCCGTACAGCAACGAAGAGGTCGCCAAGGCCATCCGCGCTCAAGGCGGCGACATCTCCAAGCAGTACGTCGCCTACCTGCGCAAGGGACAACGAGACAACCCGCGTATGCATCACTTGGAGGCACTCGCGCGGTTTTTCGGGGTGAAGGCCGCCTACTTCTTCGATGACGAGGCCGCCACCGAGGTCGACGCGAAACTCAGCCAGCTCACCGCCCTGCGTGATGCGGGCGTCCATGCCGATGACCTGCTGGCACTCAAGGACGCAGGGGTCACCGAGGTGGCGGCACGAGCGGCCGGACTATCGCCGAAGGGGCTGAATTTCGCCTCGCTGCTGCTGGACCAGCTCCGCGAGATGGAAGGGCTCCCGCCCAAGCCCCCCGGCCATCAATGA
- a CDS encoding quinone oxidoreductase family protein, whose translation MLIDVDRAGVNFADILMREGTYITEITLPCVLGSEVVGKRRSDGRRVLAFTMRGGGYAECAVAPRGTTFTVPDAIDDGAALALAVQGNTAWHLLHTCARIRRKESVVIFAAAGGVGTLAVQLARQAGAGRIIAAASTPAKRRLALELGADVTVDSASADHLAERLIDANGGHRVDIVLEMTGSPSLTASLEALAPFGRLLVFGYASGRAATLDTRDVLAGSKSVMGFALPQIYPRRGMLAHSMNELWNAALSGALTPHVGGQYPLSEIQRAHMDLQARRTTGKLLLDPAR comes from the coding sequence GTGCTGATCGATGTCGACCGGGCCGGGGTGAACTTTGCCGACATTCTCATGCGGGAGGGCACCTACATCACCGAGATCACGCTGCCCTGCGTATTGGGCAGTGAAGTGGTGGGCAAGCGGCGAAGCGACGGCCGGCGTGTCCTTGCCTTCACCATGCGGGGCGGCGGCTATGCGGAGTGCGCTGTCGCGCCGCGCGGGACGACCTTCACCGTCCCTGATGCCATCGACGACGGCGCTGCCCTGGCTCTGGCGGTACAGGGCAACACCGCCTGGCATCTGCTGCACACCTGCGCGCGGATCAGGCGCAAGGAGTCGGTGGTGATCTTCGCCGCGGCCGGCGGCGTGGGCACCTTGGCTGTGCAGCTCGCCCGGCAGGCCGGCGCCGGCCGCATCATCGCCGCCGCCTCCACACCCGCCAAGCGCAGGCTCGCCCTGGAACTGGGCGCTGACGTGACCGTTGACTCCGCCAGTGCGGACCACCTGGCCGAGCGGCTGATCGACGCCAACGGGGGTCACAGAGTTGACATCGTGCTGGAGATGACCGGCAGCCCGTCGCTCACGGCGTCGCTGGAGGCACTGGCACCCTTCGGCCGGCTACTGGTCTTCGGCTATGCAAGCGGCCGGGCAGCCACCCTTGACACCCGGGACGTGCTCGCGGGCAGCAAGAGCGTGATGGGGTTTGCCCTGCCGCAGATCTACCCCCGGCGCGGCATGCTCGCTCACTCGATGAACGAGCTGTGGAACGCGGCGCTCTCCGGCGCGCTGACCCCACACGTCGGCGGTCAGTACCCGTTGAGCGAGATTCAGCGCGCACACATGGATCTGCAGGCCCGCCGGACCACTGGCAAGCTCCTCCTGGATCCTGCGCGATAG